Proteins from one Hemiscyllium ocellatum isolate sHemOce1 chromosome 6, sHemOce1.pat.X.cur, whole genome shotgun sequence genomic window:
- the LOC132816626 gene encoding neurite extension and migration factor-like isoform X1, producing MEAKDYSWIQEKYCESPLTAEDISETNEIDCCELGAKWRLCKNKLSKENTMSSETHFSVFQTEDTISDQMLNFSLNGTTCENKFGAQVDESDTTANAHESLFMEKYNGDDALLPIPSQNWSYFESFINENKDEFLDLCATSDFSANLISEEDSDSFLFDDESTLSNDVCSLKIKYESFQDNVREKTNAFQGDAQVHVFPNKQCNGTKKDEKSPKKTNSSVQEKQGEHDSLKHCTLYELENNKCVLSGIFMDSWKDRENPVDSVCLSSILNEDRENWELLRKSTKRYSNQTNYTLRAKRQIRYSDDYLYDIDSLETMKSLGKKDHLVDAPQEDDDDWYPRKRKKPGKKEPPVIIKYIIVNRFKGHKNMHVKICRLDCTERQVLLTDEMVQKYKKLSPLKEFWSPIPNNCNVCHNQEKLDKKLKVCSGAGMSYVFFSSKNKKQTLANGMSSIKIGCTLSHQKDNVIETDATNTEVPKKVKKYDKSVYEFTDEIELKRITIRTVSKTNQLRVLHEDSSLQKLPKKHNMPSKKRRASGLVGKNTYDRNSLQIANEKSQVPNVDMPKIPGQLNSASSLLHFNNTSLHSPAFSDKLEAHNGLLSPVLATSFPDCSASNTRLAPEVLGEYFRSLLHGEDSSVNENIQDCFQPPNAKGQNNERVTENTYFPSLQKQTDEASTGSNYSESNTLYLAEKPNIQEAWDVETVQNVHPQSVMGKDQISLCTVNSQNERLHFGVENRTIVNSNINQYDLKMSSNQNEISSNFSQKASKEETKQLVPSKDSPCILDISNFTPAKIKQGSSKFSQEYTPKIVSTASKSDIKSLEQCSQAHLPSKTTSPNLYRYQCEVCSELSHTDIHTYYTNSDPTCVSLSQPAQSSIHPQDSDNVNSSNYNYSKINKSINSTRKRFTKSNEGFWDNIAVQKKQNCNAEVKSFEKDSVSPEDYKAIVVQGNSSDTLYANQICQHEKNYKSIKGFTNKDSEVCTKLVKKELLNAKTKLAIKEPKLHQKGKGKESYDGVSHNITRESRQLNGGQREFEEPGNILSNIVSGMAAVNQFMMAPVEPVMNQMAAVNQPLEVQNHSKWKPKPMRILHIGTKDPKSKPMHISECNANNVGVNSYPVNHTASCFTLSVCHSSTQKANCNCASNTLYE from the coding sequence ATGGAAGCTAAGGACTATTCTTGGATTCAAGAAAAGTACTGTGAATCTCCTCTAACAGCTGAAGATATTTCTGAGACAAATGAAATTGATTGTTGTGAGCTTGGAGCCAAATGGAGACTATGCAAAAATAAATTGAGCAAGGAAAATACTATGTCTTCAGAAACACATTTCtcagtttttcagactgaagataCTATTTCTGACCAAATGTTAAATTTTTCTTTAAATGGAACAACATGTGAAAACAAATTTGGTGCACAGGTTGATGAATCAGATACCACTGCCAATGCTCATGAAAGTTTGTTCATGGAAAAATATAATGGGGATGATGCATTACTCCCAATCCCAAGCCAGAACTGGAGTTACTTTGAGTCTTTCATAAATGAAAACAAAGATGAATTTTTAGACCTTTGTGCAACAAGTGACTTTTCAGCTAACTTAATTAGTGAAGAAGACAGTGACAGCTTTTTGTTTGATGATGAATCAACGCTAAGTAATGACGTATGTTCACTGAAGATAAAGTATGAATCTTTTCAAGACAATGTGAGAGAGAAAACTAATGCTTTTCAAGGTGATGCTCAAGTGCATGTTTTTCCCAACAAGCAATGTAATGGAACCAAAAAAGATGAGAAAAGTCCCAAAAAAACTAATTCTTCTGTTCAAGAAAAGCAAGGGGAACATGACAGTCTAAAGCACTGCACCTTGTATGAATTAGAAAATAACAAATGTGTTCTCTCCGGTATTTTTATGGACAGTTGGAAAGACCGTGAGAATCCAGTAGATTCAGTCTGTTTATCTTCAATTCTAAATGAAGATAGAGAAAATTGGGAGCTATTAAGGAAAAGTACGAAAAGGTATTCAAATCAAACCAATTATACCTTGAGGGCAAAACGGCAGATACGGTACAGCGATGATTATTTGTATGATATTGATTCTTTAGAGACCATGAAATCTCTGGGCAAAAAGGATCATCTGGTAGATGCTccacaggaagatgatgatgactGGTACCCTCGAAAAAGGAAAAAACCTGGGAAAAAGGAACCACCTGTTATTATCAAATATATCATTGTTAATCGGTTTAAGGGCCACAAAAACATGCATGTAAAAATCTGTAGATTAGATTGCACAGAGAGACAAGTATTACTGACTGATGAAATGGTACAAAAATATAAAAAGCTTTCACCACTCAAGGAATTTTGGTCTCCAATTCCTAATAATTGTAATGTGTGTCATAACCAAGAAAAACTTGATAAAAAACTGAAAGTCTGTTCTGGTGCTGGAATGTCTTATGTGTTCTTTTCttctaaaaataaaaaacaaacacTTGCTAATGGGATGTCATCAATTAAAATAGGATGCACTTTGAGTCACCAAAAAGACAATGTCATTGAAACAGATGCTACAAATACAGAAGTACCCAAGAAAGTAAAAAAATATGATAAGTCAGTTTATGAATTTACAGATGAAATAGAACTAAAGCGCATCACCATTCGGACTGTGAGTAAGACCAATCAGTTAAGAGTCCTGCATGAAGACTCTTCCTTACAAAAGCTACCGAAGAAACACAACATGCCTTCAAAGAAAAGAAGAGCAAGTGGTCTGGTTGGTAAAAATACCTATGACAGAAATTCTTTACAAATTGCAAATGAAAAGTCTCAAGTTCCAAATGTAGACATGCCCAAAATTCCAGGTCAGTTGAATTCTGCTTCTTCTTTACTTCACTTTAACAATACTAGCTTACATTCCCCAGCATTCAGTGATAAATTAGAAGCTCATAATGGTTTACTTTCTCCAGTTCTAGCTACAAGTTTCCCAGACTGTTCTGCTTCTAATACACGCCTGGCTCCAGAAGTCCTTGGAGAATATTTCCGATCTCTGCTGCATGGGGAGGATTCCTCAGTTAATGAAAACATCCAAGATTGCTTTCAACCTCCCAATGCCAAAGGGCAGAACAATGAACGTGTAACAGAAAATACATATTTTCCTTCACTACAAAAACAAACTGATGAAGCCTCCACAGGGAGCAACTATAGTGAATCAAATACGCTTTATTTGGCAGAAAAGCCAAACATCCAGGAAGCTTGGGATGTAGAGACAGTGCAGAATGTACATCCACAGAGTGTAATGGGAAAAGATCAAATTTCTTTGTGCACAGTTAACTCTCAGAATGAGAGGCTGCATTTTGGAGTTGAGAATAGAACAATTGTAAACAGTAACATAAATCAATATGACTTGAAGATGTCCAGTAATCAAAATGAAATAAGTTCCAACTTCAGTCAAAAGGCATCAAAAGAAGAAACAAAGCAACTGGTTCCTTCAAAAGACTCTCCATGTATTTTAGACATTTCAAACTTTACACCAGCAAAAATAAAGCAAGGTTCTTCTAAATTTTCGCAGGAATATACACCAAAAATAGTCTCCACAGCAAGCAAATCTGATATTAAATCTTTGGAGCAGTGCAGCCAAGCTCACCTTCCCAGTAAGACTACATCACCAAATTTGTATAGATATCAATGTGAGGTATGCAGTGAACTATCCCATACAGATATCCACACTTACTACACCAATAGTGACCCAACATGTGTTTCCCTTTCACAACCTGCACAATCTTCCATTCATCCACAAGATTCTGATAATGTAAATTCAAGTAATTACAATTATTCAAAAATTAATAAATCAATAAATTCCACAAGAAAAAGATTTACTAAATCAAATGAAGGCTTTTGGGACAACATTGCTGTTCAGAAGAAGCAGAATTGCAATGCTGAGGtgaaaagttttgaaaaggacAGTGTATCACCAGAGGATTATAAAGCCATTGTAGTTCAAGGGAACTCCTCGGATACATTATATGCAAATCAAATCTGCCAACATGAAAAAAATTATAAATCTATAAAAGGATTTACTAATAAAGATTCAGAAGTTTGTACAAAGCTTGTGAAGAAGGAGCTGTTGAATGCAAAAACTAAACTTGCTATAAAAGAACCAAAACTGCATCAAAAAGGTAAAGGTAAAGAGTCCTATGATGGTGTATCTCACAACATTACTAGAGAAAGCAGACAGTTAAATGGTGGTCAGAGAGAGTTTGAGGAACCCGGTAATATACTTTCCAACATAGTTTCTGGAATGGCAGCAGTTAATCAGTTTATGATGGCTCCAGTGGAACCAGTCATGAATCAAATGGCAGCAGTTAATCAGCCTTTGGAAGTGCAAAATCATTCCAAATGGAAACCAAAGCCAATGCGGATATTGCACATTGGTACAAAAGATCCGAAAAGTAAGCCAATGCATATTTCTGAATGTAATGCAAACAATGTGGGTGTTAATAGTTACCCTGTAAATCACACTGCTTCCTGCTTTACTCTCAGTGTTTGTCATTCCAGTACACAAAAAGCTAATTGCAACTGTGCAAGCAATACACTTTACGAATGA
- the LOC132816626 gene encoding neurite extension and migration factor-like isoform X2 — protein MEAKDYSWIQEKYCESPLTAEDISETNEIDCCELGAKWRLCKNKLSKENTMSSETHFSVFQTEDTISDQMLNFSLNGTTCENKFGAQVDESDTTANAHESLFMEKYNGDDALLPIPSQNWSYFESFINENKDEFLDLCATSDFSANLISEEDSDSFLFDDESTLSNDVCSLKIKYESFQDNVREKTNAFQGDAQVHVFPNKQCNGTKKDEKSPKKTNSSVQEKQGEHDSLKHCTLYELENNKCVLSGIFMDSWKDRENPVDSVCLSSILNEDRENWELLRKSTKRYSNQTNYTLRAKRQIRYSDDYLYDIDSLETMKSLGKKDHLVDAPQEDDDDWYPRKRKKPGKKEPPVIIKYIIVNRFKGHKNMHVKICRLDCTERQVLLTDEMVQKYKKLSPLKEFWSPIPNNCNVCHNQEKLDKKLKVCSGAGMSYVFFSSKNKKQTLANGMSSIKIGCTLSHQKDNVIETDATNTEVPKKVKKYDKSVYEFTDEIELKRITIRTVSKTNQLRVLHEDSSLQKLPKKHNMPSKKRRASGLVGKNTYDRNSLQIANEKSQVPNVDMPKIPVLATSFPDCSASNTRLAPEVLGEYFRSLLHGEDSSVNENIQDCFQPPNAKGQNNERVTENTYFPSLQKQTDEASTGSNYSESNTLYLAEKPNIQEAWDVETVQNVHPQSVMGKDQISLCTVNSQNERLHFGVENRTIVNSNINQYDLKMSSNQNEISSNFSQKASKEETKQLVPSKDSPCILDISNFTPAKIKQGSSKFSQEYTPKIVSTASKSDIKSLEQCSQAHLPSKTTSPNLYRYQCEVCSELSHTDIHTYYTNSDPTCVSLSQPAQSSIHPQDSDNVNSSNYNYSKINKSINSTRKRFTKSNEGFWDNIAVQKKQNCNAEVKSFEKDSVSPEDYKAIVVQGNSSDTLYANQICQHEKNYKSIKGFTNKDSEVCTKLVKKELLNAKTKLAIKEPKLHQKGKGKESYDGVSHNITRESRQLNGGQREFEEPGNILSNIVSGMAAVNQFMMAPVEPVMNQMAAVNQPLEVQNHSKWKPKPMRILHIGTKDPKSKPMHISECNANNVGVNSYPVNHTASCFTLSVCHSSTQKANCNCASNTLYE, from the exons ATGGAAGCTAAGGACTATTCTTGGATTCAAGAAAAGTACTGTGAATCTCCTCTAACAGCTGAAGATATTTCTGAGACAAATGAAATTGATTGTTGTGAGCTTGGAGCCAAATGGAGACTATGCAAAAATAAATTGAGCAAGGAAAATACTATGTCTTCAGAAACACATTTCtcagtttttcagactgaagataCTATTTCTGACCAAATGTTAAATTTTTCTTTAAATGGAACAACATGTGAAAACAAATTTGGTGCACAGGTTGATGAATCAGATACCACTGCCAATGCTCATGAAAGTTTGTTCATGGAAAAATATAATGGGGATGATGCATTACTCCCAATCCCAAGCCAGAACTGGAGTTACTTTGAGTCTTTCATAAATGAAAACAAAGATGAATTTTTAGACCTTTGTGCAACAAGTGACTTTTCAGCTAACTTAATTAGTGAAGAAGACAGTGACAGCTTTTTGTTTGATGATGAATCAACGCTAAGTAATGACGTATGTTCACTGAAGATAAAGTATGAATCTTTTCAAGACAATGTGAGAGAGAAAACTAATGCTTTTCAAGGTGATGCTCAAGTGCATGTTTTTCCCAACAAGCAATGTAATGGAACCAAAAAAGATGAGAAAAGTCCCAAAAAAACTAATTCTTCTGTTCAAGAAAAGCAAGGGGAACATGACAGTCTAAAGCACTGCACCTTGTATGAATTAGAAAATAACAAATGTGTTCTCTCCGGTATTTTTATGGACAGTTGGAAAGACCGTGAGAATCCAGTAGATTCAGTCTGTTTATCTTCAATTCTAAATGAAGATAGAGAAAATTGGGAGCTATTAAGGAAAAGTACGAAAAGGTATTCAAATCAAACCAATTATACCTTGAGGGCAAAACGGCAGATACGGTACAGCGATGATTATTTGTATGATATTGATTCTTTAGAGACCATGAAATCTCTGGGCAAAAAGGATCATCTGGTAGATGCTccacaggaagatgatgatgactGGTACCCTCGAAAAAGGAAAAAACCTGGGAAAAAGGAACCACCTGTTATTATCAAATATATCATTGTTAATCGGTTTAAGGGCCACAAAAACATGCATGTAAAAATCTGTAGATTAGATTGCACAGAGAGACAAGTATTACTGACTGATGAAATGGTACAAAAATATAAAAAGCTTTCACCACTCAAGGAATTTTGGTCTCCAATTCCTAATAATTGTAATGTGTGTCATAACCAAGAAAAACTTGATAAAAAACTGAAAGTCTGTTCTGGTGCTGGAATGTCTTATGTGTTCTTTTCttctaaaaataaaaaacaaacacTTGCTAATGGGATGTCATCAATTAAAATAGGATGCACTTTGAGTCACCAAAAAGACAATGTCATTGAAACAGATGCTACAAATACAGAAGTACCCAAGAAAGTAAAAAAATATGATAAGTCAGTTTATGAATTTACAGATGAAATAGAACTAAAGCGCATCACCATTCGGACTGTGAGTAAGACCAATCAGTTAAGAGTCCTGCATGAAGACTCTTCCTTACAAAAGCTACCGAAGAAACACAACATGCCTTCAAAGAAAAGAAGAGCAAGTGGTCTGGTTGGTAAAAATACCTATGACAGAAATTCTTTACAAATTGCAAATGAAAAGTCTCAAGTTCCAAATGTAGACATGCCCAAAATTCCAG TTCTAGCTACAAGTTTCCCAGACTGTTCTGCTTCTAATACACGCCTGGCTCCAGAAGTCCTTGGAGAATATTTCCGATCTCTGCTGCATGGGGAGGATTCCTCAGTTAATGAAAACATCCAAGATTGCTTTCAACCTCCCAATGCCAAAGGGCAGAACAATGAACGTGTAACAGAAAATACATATTTTCCTTCACTACAAAAACAAACTGATGAAGCCTCCACAGGGAGCAACTATAGTGAATCAAATACGCTTTATTTGGCAGAAAAGCCAAACATCCAGGAAGCTTGGGATGTAGAGACAGTGCAGAATGTACATCCACAGAGTGTAATGGGAAAAGATCAAATTTCTTTGTGCACAGTTAACTCTCAGAATGAGAGGCTGCATTTTGGAGTTGAGAATAGAACAATTGTAAACAGTAACATAAATCAATATGACTTGAAGATGTCCAGTAATCAAAATGAAATAAGTTCCAACTTCAGTCAAAAGGCATCAAAAGAAGAAACAAAGCAACTGGTTCCTTCAAAAGACTCTCCATGTATTTTAGACATTTCAAACTTTACACCAGCAAAAATAAAGCAAGGTTCTTCTAAATTTTCGCAGGAATATACACCAAAAATAGTCTCCACAGCAAGCAAATCTGATATTAAATCTTTGGAGCAGTGCAGCCAAGCTCACCTTCCCAGTAAGACTACATCACCAAATTTGTATAGATATCAATGTGAGGTATGCAGTGAACTATCCCATACAGATATCCACACTTACTACACCAATAGTGACCCAACATGTGTTTCCCTTTCACAACCTGCACAATCTTCCATTCATCCACAAGATTCTGATAATGTAAATTCAAGTAATTACAATTATTCAAAAATTAATAAATCAATAAATTCCACAAGAAAAAGATTTACTAAATCAAATGAAGGCTTTTGGGACAACATTGCTGTTCAGAAGAAGCAGAATTGCAATGCTGAGGtgaaaagttttgaaaaggacAGTGTATCACCAGAGGATTATAAAGCCATTGTAGTTCAAGGGAACTCCTCGGATACATTATATGCAAATCAAATCTGCCAACATGAAAAAAATTATAAATCTATAAAAGGATTTACTAATAAAGATTCAGAAGTTTGTACAAAGCTTGTGAAGAAGGAGCTGTTGAATGCAAAAACTAAACTTGCTATAAAAGAACCAAAACTGCATCAAAAAGGTAAAGGTAAAGAGTCCTATGATGGTGTATCTCACAACATTACTAGAGAAAGCAGACAGTTAAATGGTGGTCAGAGAGAGTTTGAGGAACCCGGTAATATACTTTCCAACATAGTTTCTGGAATGGCAGCAGTTAATCAGTTTATGATGGCTCCAGTGGAACCAGTCATGAATCAAATGGCAGCAGTTAATCAGCCTTTGGAAGTGCAAAATCATTCCAAATGGAAACCAAAGCCAATGCGGATATTGCACATTGGTACAAAAGATCCGAAAAGTAAGCCAATGCATATTTCTGAATGTAATGCAAACAATGTGGGTGTTAATAGTTACCCTGTAAATCACACTGCTTCCTGCTTTACTCTCAGTGTTTGTCATTCCAGTACACAAAAAGCTAATTGCAACTGTGCAAGCAATACACTTTACGAATGA